A window of the Ostrea edulis chromosome 1, xbOstEdul1.1, whole genome shotgun sequence genome harbors these coding sequences:
- the LOC125664862 gene encoding uncharacterized protein LOC125664862, translating to RPPNLDNFFPQIHHKHGNHLDHKLHAISQWLDGRSDSTIYDYIYHVNAGAGLNLFEGDITGYHRNHRHSTRAAIRNSNALWNTRVVPYEFHPLFNAEDKPDVMAAIEDFHNKTCIRFIQRTTQKDYIVFRQEHGCSSSIGRQGGLQNVSLAQECLKKGTAIHELMHVVGFFHEQSRPDRDAWVRVILSNVIHDKEDNFDRMSAIEVNTLGISYDYGSVMHYSKTAFSKNGNPTLLPIRDTNAVIGQRHGFSQLDIEKVNTLYRCGDIAPLPATPHPTSVHNPSNLLNALTNFQTTLCQRNGWLSWSKWSMCNLNCQQQRQRFCRPECSDLSDCPGSSKEVKNCPNTCRRAYYVGCWRVDPSNLTISSMGDFYGFDHSKTVRKCAELAVTNGFSVFAMFNNTECLTDANAYRTFSLLGPSKNCGVFSMGATDAISVYTYEKHMDGRWGAWGAWQQCDRSCGGGRQYRYRLCDSPPPVGDGAMCQGGDQEHRECNTRICVENPLCGKKFYMSESGEGGIINLNGYNNSMKCNYEIETSSHLTISLLITRMDIEFAAGCQYDALMVYDGENNFNNSFLMGTHCGNINPYPMISSNNKVQIKFQSDETVTGSGFTMYYTINNGQRKTCIEPVPTAHCSVTYTTHFVGDTVTYQCHNGYHFKDPNHPATLRCLNQPAFAVWSDMFPVCVRSFRTSRLKTPTRCDFEGNMCGFNQSASDDFDWWIEQPKETQHLQKPRLDNRNSTRGNFLYTESTRNGSPEDFADITTKIYTIHRDRGQCLSFSYSVYGKDGSTLAVYVKDSTTERLSRPLTIVSSLHDYWGKEMVNIYPKNHFQIIFRFTMGTSYGSSAALDDVILREGPCQQS from the exons CGACCGCCAAATTTGGATAATTTCTTTCCACAGATACATCACAAGCATGGCAATCATTTAG ATCACAAACTGCATGCGATATCTCAGTGGTTAGACGGCCgctctgattccactatatacGACTACATCTACCATGTGAATGCCG GAGCTGGTTTAAATCTGTTTGAGGGAGACATCACTGGATACCACAGAAACCACCGCCACTCA ACCAGGGCAGCAATACGAAACAGCAATGCTCTCTGGAACACACGAGTAGTACCCTATGAATTTCACCCACTTTTCA ACGCTGAGGACAAGCCAGACGTAATGGCGGCTATAGAGGATTTCCACAATAAGACGTGTATACGATTCATCCAGCGAACGACTCAGAAAGATTACATTGTATTCAGACAAGAACACGG GTGTTCTTCTAGCATTGGACGACAAGGGGGCCTACAGAATGTTTCACTAGCACAGGAGTGTCTGAAGAAAGGCACAGCTATCCACGAGCTGATGCACGTAGTCGGGTTTTTTCACGAACAAAGTCGTCCGGACAGAGACGCGTGGGTTCGAGTCATTCTATCAAATGTCATACATG ATAAAGAAGACAACTTTGATAGAATGAGTGCAATTGAGGTAAATACCCTGGGTATATCATACGACTACGGCAGTGTTATGCATTACTCTAAGACAGCGTTCAGCAAAAATGGCAACCCAACACTGCTACCCATCCGGGACACAAACGCGGTCATCGGTCAGCGGCATGGCTTCAGTCAGCTAGACATCGAAAAAGTTAACACTCTGTACAGATGTG GCGATATTGCACCTCTGCCAGCAACACCGCATCCTACATCAGTTCATAATCCATCAAACCTTCTAAACGCACTGACAAATTTCCAGACGACTCTTTGCCAGAGAAATGGATGGTTATCGTGGTCCAAGTGGTCAATGTGTAATTTGAATTGCCAACAACAGCGCCAGCGATTTTGCAGACCTGAATGCTCGGACCTCAGTGATTGTCCAGGAAGCTCTAAGGAAGTCAAGAACTGTCCAAACACCTGCAGAC GCGCTTATTATGTTGGCTGTTGGAGAGTTGATCCAAGTAACCTCACGATATCGTCGATGGGAGATTTCTATGGTTTCGACCATTCGAAGACAGTGAGGAAGTGTGCTGAACTGGCAGTAACCAATGGTTTCTCGGTGTTTGCCATGTTTAATAACACAGAATGTCTGACGGACGCTAATGCGTACAGAACCTTCTCTCTGTTAGGTCCATCCAAGAACTGCGGAGTTTTCTCAATGGGCGCTACTGATGCCATCAGTgtttatacatatgaaaaac ATATGGACGGAAGATGGGGAGCCTGGGGAGCCTGGCAACAGTGTGACCGTTCCTGTGGGGGAGGGAGACAGTATAGATACAGACTTTGTGACAGTCCCCCGCCTGTGGGTGACGGGGCTATGTGTCAGGGAGGTGACCAGGAACACAGAGAATGTAACACACGGATATGCGTGG AAAATCCATTGTGTGGCAAGAAGTTCTACATGAGCGAATCTGGAGAAGGAGGAATAATTAATTTGAATGGCTATAACAACTCTATGAAATGTAATTACGAAATCGAGACGAGTAGTCACCTCACCATCTCCCTCCTAATCACGAGAATGGACATTGAATTTGCTGCAGGATGTCAGTATGATGCCCTTATG GTATATGATGGAGAAAATAACTTCAACAATTCCTTTTTGATGGGAACACACTGTGGTAACATTAATCCCTACCCAATGATTTCGTCCAACAACAAGGTCCAAATAAAATTCCAATCAGACGAAACCGTCACCGGCTCAGGGTTCACCATGTACTATACAATCAATAACGGACAGA GAAAGACCTGCATCGAGCCTGTCCCGACGGCTCATTGTTCTGTTACATACACTACTCACTTTGTGGGGGACACAGTGACTTATCAGTGTCATAATGGGTATCATTTCAAGGATCCAAATCATCCTGCCACTTTGAGATGTTTAAACCAGCCCGCCTTTGCTGTGTGGTCCGATATGTTTCCTGTATGTGTGAGGTCTTTTCGGACATCAAGACTGA aaaCACCCACTCGCTGTGATTTTGAGGGAAATATGTGTGGGTTTAACCAAAGTGCTTCGGATGATTTTGATTGGTGGATTGAACAACCAAAGGAAACTCAACACTTACAAAAGCCGCGATTGGATAACAGAAATTCTACCAGAG GAAACTTTCTTTACACGGAATCGACACGGAATGGCTCACCGGAGGATTTTGCAGATATAACTACAAAGATTTACACAATTCATAGGGATCGAGGACAGTGTTTGTCATTTTCATACTCTGTCTACGGGAAGGATGGCTCCACGCTAGCTGTGTACGTAAAAGACTCGACTACAGAACGTCTATCGCGACCACTTACCATTGTCTCAAGCCTGCACGATTACTGGGGAAAAGAAATGGTCAATATATATCCAAAAAATCACTTTCAG ataatATTTCGTTTTACAATGGGTACAAGTTACGGAAGTTCCGCTGCTCTCGATGACGTCATACTACGTGAAGGACCATGCCAACAGTCATGA